The Iamia majanohamensis genome window below encodes:
- a CDS encoding trypsin-like serine protease, producing the protein MPTGAGEKATDPPPPPEPTSGEIGADPPPESKIVGGAIAPQGAWPSQVALVLRGYSPASGQFCGGTVVDRSWVLTAAHCVVDSRTGAVTPASSIDVLSGTGSLAGGGVRTRSVEVRVWPGYNRTTKHGDVALLRLDRPVAAPPQALIGQGVGVVTGASVVATGWGALSSGGPAPYDLHQVSVPMRSDAQCTSGAGPGTAGYGSSYIASSMVCAGTPGRDTCQGDSGGPLVVWDQGRWVQVGITSWGYGCGGPHPGVYSRVAAFSRWISDQTRFGPHSSATAFVRQTYVDLFNRQPTSAELFWGVAGLDEGTSTGAFVTSLVQGRAYQLRTGGVTRLYRALFLRDPDTGGLGYWWDQANGKRSLQRIADIMASSAEFRNRYGALDDGRYVDRVYENVLGRPPDPSGRAFWIGELSSGRRSRGEVMVGFSESSEYRGAHKARVDVVISHFGLIRRVATPGELSSWLPRSNLSLNSMLVTSGAYAGRF; encoded by the coding sequence GTGCCGACCGGTGCCGGGGAGAAGGCCACCGACCCCCCGCCCCCACCCGAGCCCACGTCGGGCGAGATCGGAGCCGACCCCCCGCCCGAGTCGAAGATCGTGGGCGGGGCGATCGCTCCGCAGGGCGCATGGCCGTCCCAGGTCGCCCTCGTCCTTCGCGGCTACTCGCCCGCCTCCGGCCAGTTCTGCGGCGGGACGGTCGTGGATCGGTCCTGGGTGCTCACCGCCGCCCACTGCGTGGTCGACAGCCGGACCGGCGCCGTCACGCCGGCCAGCAGCATCGACGTCCTCAGCGGCACCGGCTCCCTCGCGGGCGGCGGGGTGCGGACCCGCTCGGTCGAGGTCCGGGTCTGGCCCGGCTACAACCGGACGACCAAGCACGGTGACGTGGCCCTGCTGCGGCTGGACCGCCCGGTGGCGGCCCCCCCGCAGGCCCTCATCGGCCAAGGCGTGGGCGTCGTCACCGGGGCGAGCGTGGTGGCCACGGGCTGGGGGGCCCTCAGCTCCGGCGGCCCGGCACCCTACGACCTGCACCAGGTGTCGGTGCCGATGCGCTCCGACGCCCAGTGCACCTCCGGCGCCGGCCCCGGCACCGCCGGGTACGGGTCGAGCTACATCGCCAGCTCGATGGTGTGTGCCGGGACGCCCGGCCGGGACACGTGCCAGGGCGACAGCGGCGGGCCCCTGGTCGTGTGGGACCAGGGCCGGTGGGTCCAGGTCGGCATCACCAGCTGGGGCTACGGCTGCGGCGGCCCCCACCCCGGCGTCTACAGCCGCGTCGCCGCCTTCAGCAGGTGGATCAGCGACCAGACCCGCTTCGGTCCCCACTCCTCGGCCACCGCGTTCGTCCGCCAGACCTACGTCGACCTGTTCAACCGCCAACCGACGTCGGCCGAGCTGTTCTGGGGCGTGGCGGGCCTCGACGAGGGCACGTCGACGGGGGCGTTCGTCACCTCCCTGGTCCAGGGCCGCGCCTACCAGCTCCGCACCGGGGGGGTCACCCGCCTGTACCGGGCGCTCTTCCTGCGCGACCCCGACACGGGGGGCCTCGGCTACTGGTGGGACCAGGCCAACGGCAAGCGCTCGCTGCAGCGCATCGCCGACATCATGGCCTCGTCGGCCGAGTTCCGGAACCGCTACGGCGCCCTCGACGACGGTCGCTACGTCGATCGGGTGTACGAGAACGTGCTGGGCCGTCCACCCGACCCCTCGGGTCGTGCCTTCTGGATCGGCGAGCTGTCGAGCGGGCGACGCTCCCGGGGAGAGGTGATGGTCGGGTTCTCGGAGTCCTCGGAGTACCGAGGCGCGCACAAGGCCCGGGTCGATGTGGTGATCAGCCACTTCGGGCTGATCCGCAGGGTCGCCACTCCGGGCGAGCTGAGCAGTTGGCTCCCACGTTCGAACCTGTCGCTCAACAGCATGCTCGTGACCTCCGGGGCGTACGCCGGCCGCTTCTGA
- a CDS encoding glycoside hydrolase family 15 protein, whose protein sequence is MASRIEDYALLSDTESAALVGRDGSIDWLTFPRFDSPSCFTALLGTAANGRWLIAPRGEVTEVRRRYRPGTLVLETTSHTPDGVVRVVDCMPVRDQTLQVVRRIEGLEGRVTVQVELVVRPDYGSIVPWVRRDGDQQRFVAGPDALVLTSPVRLEPDGWRHVAEVTVAEGETVDFELAWHPSNEPTPSSEDVGESIRRTTEWWERWSERCTTAGRWGEVVRSSLTVLKGLTYAPTGGIVAAATTSLPEELGGERNWDYRYCWLRDATFTLLALIEGGYTDEAVAWRRWLLRAVAGRPDQVQIMYGPAGERRLPEMELPWLSGYEGSTPVRIGNAAHGQLQIDVFGEVLDALHQAAAAGVGDTDGDAWALVRALVDRLTEVWREPDDGIWEVRGERRHFTHSKVMAWVAFDRAIRWAEDFGLDGPVDRWRALRDEVHAEVLERGVDRRGVFVQSYDGTALDASLLLVPLVGFLPPEDARVTATIDAIRDELSEDGLVVRYRQEHTDDGLAGEEGVFLLCSFWLVQALALNGRVEEAEALYERLLRLRNDVGLLAEEWDPHEGRMLGNFPQAFSHIGLVECAMLLDKRGGTARAAGSRER, encoded by the coding sequence GTGGCATCACGCATCGAGGACTACGCCCTGCTGTCGGACACCGAGTCGGCGGCGCTGGTCGGCCGCGACGGCTCGATCGACTGGCTGACGTTCCCCCGGTTCGACTCGCCCTCGTGCTTCACCGCCCTGCTCGGCACCGCCGCCAACGGGCGCTGGCTGATCGCTCCCCGCGGGGAGGTGACCGAGGTCCGGCGCCGCTACCGGCCCGGCACCCTCGTGCTCGAGACCACCTCCCACACCCCTGACGGCGTGGTGCGGGTCGTCGACTGCATGCCGGTCCGGGACCAGACCCTCCAGGTCGTCCGGCGCATCGAGGGCCTCGAGGGTCGGGTGACGGTGCAGGTCGAGCTGGTGGTGCGCCCCGACTACGGGTCCATCGTCCCGTGGGTCCGTCGCGACGGCGACCAGCAGCGCTTCGTGGCCGGACCCGACGCCCTGGTCCTCACCTCCCCGGTGCGACTGGAGCCCGACGGGTGGCGGCACGTGGCCGAGGTCACCGTGGCCGAGGGCGAGACGGTGGACTTCGAGCTGGCGTGGCACCCGTCCAACGAGCCCACCCCCTCCTCCGAGGACGTGGGCGAGAGCATCCGGCGCACCACCGAGTGGTGGGAGCGCTGGAGCGAGCGGTGCACCACCGCGGGCCGGTGGGGCGAGGTGGTGCGGTCGTCGCTCACCGTGCTGAAGGGGCTCACCTACGCCCCCACCGGGGGCATCGTGGCCGCAGCCACCACCTCCCTGCCCGAGGAGCTGGGCGGCGAGCGCAACTGGGACTACCGCTACTGCTGGCTGCGCGACGCCACCTTCACCCTCCTGGCCCTCATCGAGGGGGGCTACACCGACGAGGCCGTCGCCTGGCGCCGGTGGCTGCTGCGGGCCGTGGCCGGCCGACCCGACCAGGTGCAGATCATGTACGGCCCCGCCGGCGAGCGCCGCCTGCCGGAGATGGAGCTGCCCTGGCTCTCGGGCTACGAGGGGTCCACGCCGGTCCGCATCGGCAACGCCGCCCACGGCCAGCTCCAGATCGACGTGTTCGGCGAGGTCCTCGACGCCCTCCACCAGGCCGCGGCCGCCGGCGTGGGCGACACCGACGGCGACGCCTGGGCCCTGGTCCGGGCCCTCGTCGACCGCCTCACCGAGGTGTGGCGGGAGCCCGACGACGGCATCTGGGAGGTGCGGGGCGAGCGCCGGCACTTCACCCACTCCAAGGTCATGGCCTGGGTGGCGTTCGACCGGGCCATCCGCTGGGCCGAGGACTTCGGCCTCGACGGTCCCGTCGACCGGTGGCGGGCGCTCCGCGACGAGGTCCACGCCGAGGTCCTGGAGCGCGGCGTCGACCGGCGCGGCGTCTTCGTCCAGTCCTACGACGGCACCGCCCTCGACGCCAGCCTCCTGCTGGTCCCGCTCGTCGGGTTCCTGCCCCCCGAGGACGCCCGGGTGACGGCGACCATCGACGCCATCCGCGACGAGCTGAGCGAGGACGGCCTCGTCGTGCGCTACCGCCAGGAGCACACCGACGACGGCCTCGCCGGCGAGGAGGGCGTCTTCCTGCTGTGCTCGTTCTGGCTGGTGCAGGCCCTGGCCCTCAACGGCCGGGTCGAGGAGGCCGAGGCCCTCTACGAGCGGCTCCTGCGTCTGCGCAACGACGTCGGCCTCCTGGCCGAGGAGTGGGACCCCCACGAGGGCCGCATGCTCGGCAACTTCCCCCAGGCCTTCTCCCACATCGGCCTGGTCGAGTGCGCCATGCTCCTCGACAAGCGCGGCGGCACGGCCCGGGCCGCCGGGAGCCGGGAGCGATAG
- a CDS encoding trypsin-like serine protease translates to MSPRTSHPNARRSALALALLVVLALGALSPAAGAQATSDTTAPTAPEGTATVEGDGTTTTPAPEGAEPERDAAVAEDPTEPAEPKPEGSTRIVGGSTAPDGAWPSQVALLKRAEVNTFAAQFCGGTALSRSWILTAAHCVTTAQGTPISASTIDVLTGTQSLTSGGTRIPVVEVRVLPGYEPPPSFHRDVALLRLDGPTTAPPQALVAQGSTVAGGTEAITTGWGTTMAGAGAYPTALQEVRVPMRTDAECALGIPGGQSGYGSDYRASSMVCAGRMGKDSCQGDSGGPLVVDQGGTWTQVGITSWGIGCGGQYPGVYSRVAAFRDWIDEQIRFGPFGEATPFVRQTYLDLFARQPTNTELFYAVAGLNEGGDPAAFVRDLVQGNAYQRRTGGVTRLYSAFFLRNPETAGLAYWWGQVNGGRSLQRIANIMAASSEFQARYGTLTDGEYVDLVYQNVLGRDPDPDGRAFWVGELSSGRRSRGEVMAGFSESSEYRNENKPRVDVIISFFGLVRRVPNAGELSAWQPQENLALDAFLLRSLSYASRF, encoded by the coding sequence ATGTCCCCCAGGACCTCCCACCCGAACGCGCGGCGGAGCGCCCTCGCCCTGGCCCTGCTCGTCGTGCTGGCCCTGGGGGCCCTGTCGCCGGCCGCCGGTGCCCAGGCGACCTCGGACACCACCGCACCCACCGCCCCCGAGGGGACGGCAACGGTCGAGGGCGACGGGACCACCACCACCCCGGCGCCCGAGGGGGCCGAGCCCGAGAGGGACGCCGCCGTCGCCGAGGACCCGACCGAGCCGGCCGAGCCCAAGCCCGAGGGCTCGACGAGGATCGTGGGCGGCTCGACCGCCCCGGACGGGGCCTGGCCCTCGCAGGTCGCCCTGCTCAAGCGCGCCGAGGTCAACACCTTCGCGGCCCAGTTCTGCGGGGGCACCGCCCTCAGCCGCTCGTGGATCCTCACCGCGGCGCACTGCGTCACCACCGCGCAGGGCACCCCCATCTCGGCGTCCACCATCGACGTGCTCACGGGGACCCAGTCCCTCACCAGCGGGGGCACCCGCATCCCCGTGGTCGAGGTCCGGGTCTTGCCCGGCTACGAGCCGCCGCCCTCGTTCCACCGCGACGTCGCCCTGCTCCGCCTCGACGGCCCCACCACCGCCCCACCCCAGGCCCTGGTGGCCCAGGGCAGCACGGTGGCCGGCGGGACCGAGGCGATCACCACCGGGTGGGGGACCACGATGGCCGGTGCCGGCGCCTACCCCACGGCCCTGCAAGAGGTCCGCGTGCCGATGCGCACCGACGCCGAGTGCGCCCTGGGCATCCCCGGGGGGCAGTCCGGCTACGGGTCCGACTACCGGGCCTCCTCGATGGTGTGCGCCGGTCGGATGGGCAAGGACAGCTGCCAGGGCGACAGCGGCGGCCCCCTCGTCGTCGACCAGGGCGGCACGTGGACCCAGGTCGGCATCACCAGCTGGGGCATCGGCTGCGGGGGCCAGTACCCCGGCGTCTACTCCCGGGTCGCCGCCTTCCGCGACTGGATCGACGAGCAGATCCGCTTCGGGCCCTTCGGCGAGGCCACCCCGTTCGTCCGCCAGACCTACCTCGACCTCTTCGCCCGCCAGCCCACCAACACCGAGCTCTTCTACGCCGTGGCCGGGCTGAACGAGGGAGGCGACCCCGCCGCCTTCGTCCGCGACCTCGTCCAGGGCAACGCCTACCAGCGCCGCACCGGAGGGGTGACCCGCCTCTACAGCGCCTTCTTCCTCCGCAACCCCGAGACCGCGGGCCTCGCCTACTGGTGGGGCCAGGTCAACGGCGGCCGGTCGCTGCAGCGGATCGCCAACATCATGGCCGCCTCCAGCGAGTTCCAGGCCCGCTACGGCACCCTCACCGACGGCGAGTACGTCGACCTCGTGTACCAGAACGTCCTCGGCCGCGACCCCGACCCCGACGGGCGGGCGTTCTGGGTGGGCGAGCTGTCCTCCGGGCGGCGCAGCCGGGGCGAGGTCATGGCCGGGTTCTCCGAGTCCTCGGAGTACCGCAACGAGAACAAGCCCCGGGTCGACGTGATCATCTCGTTCTTCGGGCTGGTCCGCCGGGTGCCCAATGCGGGCGAGCTGAGCGCCTGGCAGCCGCAGGAGAACCTGGCGCTCGACGCGTTCCTGCTCCGCTCGCTCTCCTACGCCTCGCGGTTCTGA
- a CDS encoding formate/nitrite transporter family protein: MTLDARSPADRSDGAPPRPGRADDGADPDDGADPDDGADPHEVAAGGGDTDDGLARTLQRTIDEGERRLTRSWPSLLATGAVGGLDVVTGVLALLLVKEATGSDLLGALAFGIGFIALTLGQSELFTEHFLLPVVARVAHRGDRRTAVLRLWGGNLVTNLAAGWVAMALVVAAFPQLRATAIEVARHYPDMGIGKEAFAAAVLAGMTMTLMTWMQQSTESMVARLVAAVAVAFLLAAGPMNHVIVGSLEMFGALFFGAPFGYADMAGAAAFAGLGNAVGGIGLVTVLRLIQVGRRAVEAHDDEKPGGRSPDAARSRT; encoded by the coding sequence TTGACCCTGGACGCCCGCTCCCCCGCCGACCGCTCCGACGGCGCCCCGCCCCGCCCCGGCCGAGCCGACGACGGCGCCGACCCCGACGACGGCGCCGACCCCGACGACGGCGCCGACCCCCACGAGGTCGCCGCCGGCGGCGGTGACACCGACGACGGCCTGGCCCGCACCCTGCAGCGCACCATCGACGAGGGCGAGCGGCGCCTGACCCGCTCATGGCCCTCCCTCCTCGCCACGGGGGCAGTCGGCGGCCTCGACGTGGTGACCGGCGTGCTCGCCCTGCTGCTCGTGAAGGAGGCCACCGGCAGCGACCTGCTGGGGGCCCTCGCCTTCGGCATCGGCTTCATCGCCCTGACCCTGGGCCAGAGCGAGCTGTTCACCGAGCACTTCCTGCTCCCGGTCGTGGCCCGCGTGGCCCACCGGGGCGACCGCCGCACCGCGGTCCTCCGCCTCTGGGGCGGGAACCTGGTCACCAACCTGGCCGCCGGGTGGGTGGCCATGGCCCTGGTGGTCGCAGCCTTCCCCCAGCTGCGCGCCACCGCGATCGAGGTGGCGCGCCACTACCCGGACATGGGCATCGGCAAGGAGGCCTTCGCCGCGGCCGTCCTGGCCGGCATGACCATGACCCTCATGACCTGGATGCAGCAGAGCACCGAGTCGATGGTGGCCCGCCTGGTGGCCGCCGTGGCCGTCGCCTTCCTGCTGGCCGCGGGCCCGATGAACCACGTGATCGTGGGGTCCCTGGAGATGTTCGGCGCCCTGTTCTTCGGGGCGCCCTTCGGCTACGCCGACATGGCCGGCGCGGCCGCCTTCGCCGGGCTCGGCAACGCCGTCGGCGGCATCGGCCTGGTCACGGTGCTGCGGCTCATCCAGGTCGGCCGGCGCGCCGTCGAAGCCCACGACGACGAGAAGCCCGGCGGGCGCAGCCCCGACGCCGCCCGCTCTCGCACCTAG
- a CDS encoding SDR family NAD(P)-dependent oxidoreductase: MAASGERLMVEGGPLGTPSTAVVVTGAASGIGRACAVALAEVGRPVACWDLDGDGAAETARLVEGAGAAAHAAAIDVTDHDALAPAADAAGAAVGALGGLVHAAGVARSRPVEKLSDEDWSGVLDVNLEAHAFLVKALMPHLAAAGPGSAVVAISSVEAWTGSSLTPAYCASKAGLLGLTRALAHRLSFEGVRANAVCPGAVDTPMLEPVMAVPEFERMLLERIPMGRPARPDEIARVVRFLLSDEASYVTGQHLTVDGGMLSTS; the protein is encoded by the coding sequence GTGGCCGCAAGCGGTGAGCGCCTGATGGTCGAGGGCGGCCCCCTCGGCACCCCCTCCACCGCGGTGGTGGTCACCGGTGCCGCCTCCGGCATCGGCCGGGCCTGCGCCGTGGCCCTCGCCGAGGTGGGCCGACCGGTGGCCTGCTGGGACCTCGACGGCGACGGCGCGGCCGAGACCGCCCGGCTCGTCGAGGGCGCCGGCGCCGCCGCCCACGCCGCGGCGATCGACGTCACCGACCACGACGCCCTCGCCCCCGCGGCCGACGCCGCCGGGGCCGCGGTGGGAGCGCTGGGCGGCCTCGTCCACGCCGCCGGCGTGGCCCGGTCCCGCCCGGTCGAGAAGCTGAGCGACGAGGACTGGTCCGGGGTCCTCGACGTGAACCTGGAGGCCCACGCCTTCCTGGTGAAGGCGCTGATGCCGCACCTGGCCGCGGCGGGGCCGGGATCGGCCGTGGTCGCCATCTCGTCGGTGGAGGCGTGGACCGGGAGCTCGCTCACCCCCGCCTACTGCGCGTCGAAGGCGGGCCTGCTCGGCCTCACCCGGGCCCTCGCCCACCGCCTGTCGTTCGAGGGGGTGCGGGCCAACGCGGTCTGCCCCGGCGCGGTCGACACCCCCATGCTGGAGCCGGTCATGGCCGTGCCCGAGTTCGAGCGCATGCTGCTCGAGCGGATCCCGATGGGCCGCCCGGCCCGCCCCGACGAGATCGCCCGCGTGGTCCGCTTCCTGCTGAGCGACGAGGCCAGCTACGTCACCGGCCAGCACCTCACCGTCGACGGCGGCATGCTCAGCACCAGCTGA
- a CDS encoding O-methyltransferase, which translates to MSPRSFLLTDALAAYVTAHSEPLDPVARDLVARTEALGGVAGMQISPDQSALMGVLARLTGARRAVEVGTFTGMSALAVARALAPGGRLLCCDVSEEWTAIGREAWEAAGVADRIDLRIGPGAETLAGDLFGDDEPIDLAFVDADKPGYVTYHDLLVPRLRPGGLLAVDNTLWGGDVVEPDESDANRTALRAYNDHAVADDRVDTVMLTVADGLTLNVRR; encoded by the coding sequence ATGAGCCCCCGATCGTTCCTGCTGACCGACGCCCTGGCCGCCTACGTCACCGCCCACAGCGAGCCCCTCGACCCCGTCGCCCGGGACCTGGTCGCCCGGACCGAGGCCCTGGGCGGCGTGGCCGGCATGCAGATCAGCCCCGACCAGAGCGCCCTCATGGGGGTCCTGGCCCGGCTCACCGGCGCCCGGCGGGCGGTGGAGGTGGGGACCTTCACCGGCATGTCGGCCCTCGCCGTGGCCCGGGCCCTGGCCCCCGGCGGACGCCTGCTCTGCTGCGACGTGAGCGAGGAGTGGACCGCCATCGGGCGGGAGGCCTGGGAGGCGGCCGGGGTGGCCGACCGCATCGACCTCCGCATCGGCCCCGGCGCCGAGACCCTCGCCGGCGACCTCTTCGGCGACGACGAGCCCATCGACCTCGCCTTCGTCGACGCCGACAAGCCCGGCTACGTCACCTACCACGACCTGCTGGTGCCCCGGCTCCGGCCCGGGGGCCTGCTGGCCGTGGACAACACCCTGTGGGGCGGCGACGTCGTCGAGCCCGACGAGTCCGACGCCAACCGGACCGCCCTGCGGGCCTACAACGACCACGCGGTGGCCGACGACCGCGTCGACACGGTCATGCTCACCGTGGCCGACGGCCTCACCCTCAACGTCCGCCGCTGA
- a CDS encoding phosphoadenylyl-sulfate reductase, with amino-acid sequence MSAITGPGLGPREIPDLADEELADLNRDFEHRSASEIIGWAVDAFAPHLCLTASFTDAVLIDLAVKADPGIEVVFIDTGYHFPETLETVEEVRRRYGLNLRMMTVARQEEELWAKDPENCCSAVKVGQLDRALAGKAAWMSGLRRAEATTRETAPIVVRDLRGLVKVNPIATWSDLDVQGYIADHDVPVNPLTLRGYPSIGCMPCTSPVGDGEDVRAGRWRGKDKTECGLHVM; translated from the coding sequence ATGAGCGCCATCACCGGACCCGGGCTCGGGCCACGCGAGATCCCCGACCTGGCCGACGAGGAGCTGGCGGACCTCAACCGCGACTTCGAGCACCGCTCGGCCTCGGAGATCATCGGCTGGGCGGTCGACGCCTTCGCCCCCCACCTCTGCCTCACCGCCTCGTTCACCGACGCGGTGCTCATCGACCTGGCGGTCAAGGCCGACCCCGGCATCGAGGTCGTCTTCATCGACACCGGCTACCACTTCCCCGAGACGCTCGAGACCGTCGAGGAGGTCCGCCGTCGCTACGGGCTCAACCTGCGGATGATGACCGTCGCCCGCCAGGAGGAGGAGCTCTGGGCCAAGGACCCGGAGAACTGCTGCTCGGCGGTGAAGGTGGGCCAGCTCGACCGGGCCCTGGCCGGCAAGGCGGCGTGGATGAGCGGCCTGCGGCGGGCCGAGGCCACCACCCGGGAGACCGCCCCCATCGTCGTGCGCGACCTGCGCGGCCTGGTGAAGGTCAACCCCATCGCCACCTGGTCCGACCTCGACGTGCAGGGCTACATCGCCGACCACGACGTCCCGGTGAACCCGCTGACGCTGCGGGGCTACCCCTCGATCGGCTGCATGCCCTGCACCTCGCCCGTCGGCGACGGCGAGGACGTCCGGGCCGGGCGCTGGCGGGGCAAGGACAAGACGGAGTGCGGCCTCCACGTGATGTGA